ATGGGAGAAAAAGTGACCGTTTCTTGACGATGCCTCTTGACGGTGCCTGTGCAGCACACTATTCAGATTATGCACTACAATTGCATGTAAAAAAAGAGGAATCCAATGATTGCAAGATGTCATTGGATTTCTTTTGCATTTTCATCCGAAACGGTGAATTGTCATAAATGCTCCCTACACAGGCACCGGCTCAATTCAGTTTATTCACTACAATTGTATATAACAAAGGAGGAAGCCGACGTGGTCAACATGTCATTGGCTTCCTCTTGGATTTTTATCCATATTGATGAATTGTCATAAATGTGTCTTACACAGGCACCGATTGAAAAGGCACCGATTGAAGTCCGGTTACATTGCGACCCAGTGGCCTTTTGATACTTCTACCAATTGAGTGTTGTGTAGGTTGTAGCGGTCCGATGCCGAGCCTTCTTTCGGGATGTGGCGCTTTTTGGTTGCTTCGATCCGTGGGTCGGGGATCGGGATGGCGGAGAGCAAGGATTTTGTGTATGGGTGCAATGGATTGCTGTACAGTTCCTCGCTTTCGGCCAGTTCGACGATCTTGCCGGCGTACATGACGGCGACCCTGTCGCTAATATGCTTCACCATCGACAGGTCGTGGGCGATGAAAAGATAGGTGAGTCCGAGTCGGTGTTGCAGATCCTCGAGCAGTTCGACGATTTGGGTTTGGATGGAGACGTCGAGTGCGGATAATGGTTCGTCGCAGACGATGAAGTCGGGTTCGACGGCCAAGGCGCGGGCGATGCCGATGCGTTGGCGCTGGCCCCCTGAGAATTCATGGGGGTATCGCATGGCGTGCGCCGGTTCGAGGCCGACCATTTCGAGCAGCTCTTCCACTCTCTTTTTCCGTTCCGTTTTCGATTTGCTCAGTTTATGGATATCGAGTGCCTGCCCGATGATATCAAGCACCTTAAATCGTGGGTTCAACGATGAGTACGGGTCTTGGAAAATCATCTGCATGTGGCGGCGCATCGTTTTCATTTCAATTTTCGACAACCGATTGACGGCGATTCCTTGGTAGAGGATGTCGCCTGCTGTCGGTTCGTCGAGCCGCAAAATGGCACGGCCTGTCGTCGATTTACCCGAGCCTGATTCGCCGACGAGTCCTAATGTTTCCCCAGGACGGATGTGAAAGCTTATATCATCGACCGCTTTCGTCAATTCTCCTTTTCCGCTGTCGAAATGTTGCCGTAATGAATCGACTTGAACGAGCGGAATCGTCGTGTCCACGCCTGCTTTAATATGTGGTGTTCGTTTTGGCTTCTTCTTTTCATCAAGTCGGGGCAATGCGTTCAATAGTTTTTTCGTATATGGGTGCTGCGGGTTTTCAAAAATCTCAATCGTCGTCCCAGTTTCGACAATTTCCCCGTCTTTCATGACTACTACCCGGTCGCACATCCCCGCAACGACGCCGAAGTCATGCGTAATCAAAATGATGGACGTGTCGAAACGTTGCTGCATGTTCTTCATTAAATCCAGAATTTGTGCTTGGATCGTTACGTCAAGTGCCGTTGTCGGTTCATCTGCAATTAAGAGGGAGGGTCTGCATGCAAGCGCGATGGCGATCATTACTCTTTGTCGCATGCCTCCTGAAAATTCGTGAGGATACTGGTTATAGCGCTTCTCACTGTTTTTTATTCCGACAAGCTTCAACAGCTCGATCGCTTCTGTCTTCGCTTCCGCCTTCGATAACCCCCTATGCTTTACTAGGCTTTCGGCAATTTGTTTTCCTACCCGTATAGTCGGATTAAGCGAAGTCATCGGGTCTTGGAAAATCATACCGATCTCTTTTCCTCGGATGCTTTCCATCTCTTTTTCCGTCTTCAAAGAGAGGTCTTCCCCTTGGAACTCAATTTTCCCTTGCTTCATATACGATGGAGGGGAAGGGAGCAACCGCATGATGGAGCGTGCAGTGACGCTCTTTCCACTGCCCGATTCACCGACGATGCCTAACGTTTCCCCTCTCTTCACTTCAAAGTTCACTCCGCGGACTGCATTGAAATCTTCTTCCCTTCCGGCGAATGAAACATGCAGATCCGTCACGCGCAACACTGTCTCCGACATCAAAAATCCCCCTATCGGTCATCAAAATGAAAATTCGTAAATTGACAACAACTTAGTCTTTGAATATAGTATAGTATACCGATAGGGATTATACAATATAGGGAAGGAGGAGACTGCGGATGAAACTTGGCGTATCTGCCTTGCTCAAAAGAACGTTCCTAGAGACGCATGGAAGGCCGATGTATCGATTCTTGCTCTATTTGACGGGACTGCCTCTCCATTTACTTGTTACTCTCTTTTATTTATTGAAGAGAAAAAATAGTACATACGCAGCAACGATGGCAGGAGTCGAGTGGGAGCTAGCAGATGAAAAACGCAACTATTTAGTAGCATATGAGGGGCAATTGCATCGGAAAGCGGAATTTTTCGAGGAGAAGAGAAGCCACGAAGAGATTCATAGGGAGGCGGAAAAGCTGGCGGACGCACGGCTGAAGGAAGAGGCTGCGCGACGGGCTGATGAAAGGCTAACGCAAAACGGTGTGCGGAAAGAGACATATGCCGCATATTTCCTGTCTCTCCTTGACCGGCCGTTATTCCTCATCGCTTCGATTTTGCCAGGGAGTGTCATGTATTGTTGGCTGTTTTTGATGAGCAACCCATTTTTGAAATACATTATGGAGCGGCTCGTCCAAAGCGTGTTCGTCATTATCGGGGTTGGGATACTCGTTTTTACCATCCTTTATATTTCACCTTTCGATCCTGCTTCCAACATCCTTGGTGAGTCGGCGACGAAGGAGCAAATTGCCGCATTCAACCGCATCCATGGTCTGGATCTTCCATATTTGCAACAGTTATGGAATGCATTGAAAGGAATCGCGACGTTCGATCTCGGCTCATCGTTTGCGGGAAGTGAGGATGTTGCGTCGAGCATCAAGAATAAATTCCCGGTCACGTTTACGATTGCAATGTTTTCCGTCGTCATGGCCATTGTCATCGCTATTCCGGTCGGCATCTTATCTGCGACACGACCGAATTCGTTCTTGGATACGACATTCATGTTCATCGCTTTGATCGGTTTATCGATTCCGAATTTCTGGCAAGGTCTCATCTTCATCCTGAATTTCTCGATTAAGCTGAATTGGCTGCCTGCGACTTATAGCCCGGGAAATGTCTGGTCGATGATCATGCCAGTTGTTGTGCTCGGAACAGGGCTCACCGCTTCGATTGCAAGGATGATGCGTTCATCATTGTTGGAAATCATCCATGAGGACTACATCATTACGGCACGCGCAAAAGGGCTGACGAAAAGCCAGATGCTTTGGAAGCATGCGGTTGGGAATGCAATGATTCCGGTTATTACGGTCATCGGTCTGATGTTTGGCGGCATGCTCGGAGGTGCTGCGGTGACGGAGAAAGTGTTCAATATTAAAGGGATTGGCAGTTATATTGTGGATAAGCAATTTATTCCAGATATCCCAGCCATTATGGGCGGCGTCGTCTATATCGCGATTACGATATCGCTCGTGAATTTACTGATTGATATTTTGTACGCATTCCTCGACCCGCGTATCCGTTCGAAGATGAAACAATCGTAAAGCAGGTGAAAAGATGGAAGAGAAGCTGAAAAATCGGCATGCATTGGCTGTATCAAGGGAATACCCGCAAGCGAATTTCACTTGGATCATTTCGTTGATCCTCTCATTGATCTTCTTAGGGAACAGTTTCTCGTTCAAAACCGGGGACATGAATATGGTTCTGTTCGCATTTTTTATCGCTTATATAACAACGGCGCTATTTCAGTTTTTCATTGCGTGGCGAATGAAGCATGATCTGCTTGGCCGTGGGGAAATCCGGAAAGGGACCCGGCGGCTCGGGTATGTGCAGCTCATCAGTTTAGCAACTGGGAATGTGTTTGCTGCTGCATTCGCGTTCAATATCATCAATAAACGAAAGACGCCGGAATACACTTTTGCCGTCTATATGTTCCTGACGCAACTGTTCGTCATTGCGATTTCGGCAATGAATATCTTCAAGCCGTATGTTACGGACACATTTCCAGTAGCGATGGCCGTTTTGCTGGGTATTGCGGTGTTCCATGTAGCGGTTTTGATTATCGTGGCGAAGTCAGTGAAGGAAGTAGAGGCGCCGCAATCACTGGGAGTTGTGGCGATCATCGTTCTTCTCACTGCAATGACGGGCAATATTTTCGCATTGCTGCTCGGTTGGAGCCTGTTGTTGAAATCAATGAGCAACGACCGTTCGCGCATCATGAAATGGAATGTGATGTGGGAGAAGATTACGCGGAATTCCATGGCTGCCATGGGGATGTTTTTCATTATCCTTATGCTGACGATTTCGGTTGTGAGTCGGTTCACGTTCGATTATGATCTTGCGGTCGCAAATGATTACGGCAATATTTTGCAGCAACCAAGCCTTGCCTATCCGTTTGGCACGGATAACTTCGGCCGCGATGTGTTTTCAAGGATTGTGTTTGGTGCAAGGATTTCCTTGATCGTCGGCTTCGCCTCTACTGTCATTCCGGCGTTCATTGGCGGATTTCTGGGAGGGATTGCGGGCTACTACAGTACGCGGACAGATAATGTAATCATGCGTTTGCTGGATATTTTGTACGCGATTCCCGGAATCCTACTCGCCATTGCGATTATCGCGGCATTTGGCGCCAATACGATGAACTTGATCATCGCGCTCAGCGTCGGGTCGATTCCGACGTATGCGAGGACGATGCGGGCGAATGTGTTGATGGTGTCGAATTATGATTTTGTCGATTCTGCTCGCGCTTTGGGAACTTCGGATATGTCGATCATCTTCAAACAGGTTGTGCCGAATTCAATGGCGCCGATGATTGTGAAGTCGACGTTGACGATTGGCGGGGCTGTCATTGCGACGAGCAGTTTGAGTTATTTAGGGCTCGGCGTTGAACCGCATATTCCGGAGTGGGGGAATATTCTGCGGGTCGGAAGCACGTATTTGGAATCCCATTCGTATTTGGCGGTTTTCCCGGGGCTCGCCATCATTCTGCTCGTCCTTTCCTTCAACTTTTTGGGGGATGGGCTGAGAGATGCGCTTGACCCGCGGCTTGATTGACGGATCTTGTTAGTGGCGTCTGAATAAATACATTTAGAACAGGAGAATTGATTATGGGAAAAAGATTAGTAATCATGATGCTCGCGCTTATCGTTGTGTTGGCGGGCTGTGTGAAAACGAAGTCGGATGTGTCCGGTGAAAAGGATAGTGGAGAGACTAAAGGCGGCGGGGGTTCCGGCAAAGTGACGATAGAGTTGCTTGGAACGAGTGCTGGCGAGGAGGACATGAATATTGTCCGTGACCAGCTCATTAAAAATGGTTTTGACGTGAAATTGAATATCCAGCCGGACTACGGCAGCTTCAAGGCGCAGCGCGATGCAGGGAATTATGATATCGCGTTGTCCAGCTGGACGACTGTGACGGGGAATCCGGATTATGCGGTCCGTTCTTTATTTAAATCTGATGGTGATAATAGCAATATTAATGATTCTGAAGTGGACGGTTTGATTGAGAAGGCGAGCACTGAAACACCTGATGAATTCAAGGGGACGTATAAGCAGCTTGAACAGCGGATTGTAGGCGAGAAAGCGTATATTGCGCCACTTTATATCTCATTTAAAGCGCAAGGGATCAATAAAGATGTGTTGAACCCGGATACAGTCCGTCTTGCGAAGTCGAGAGCGATCGCATGGGAGACGATCGATTTCAATGATGCAGCAAAGCGCGATGCGGCGGCGTTAATCACTCAGCAGGCGATCGGATCGTTGACGTCGCTTGACCCGATCAAAGGGAACGACGGCTCGATTAATACGTTGAATACGAATATGTATGTGCGCCTCGTCAATTTGACGGATGACGACCAAGTTGTTTCGGACGGATCGCTTTCGTATAACTATGCGATTGGCGACGGAAATACGGATTATTATTTCATTCTCCGTGATGACATCAATTTTGTAAAAGTGGCGGACGGAAAAGCGGTCGATACAGGGGAGCGCGTTGGTGCGGATGATGTCGTGTTTTCATTGAACCGCGCGAAAGACAAGGATTCTGTGCCGGATCACCGGACGTACAGCTTGCATGAAAGCATGAAGGAAGTCGAAATCGTGACGGATCTCGCGGAGCTGGAAGAGGCGAAGGTTTCCGGCGGCGACGGGTCTATCCTGGAGGCTCTTAGTGAGGGGCTTGAATCTGAAATCGCGGAGCTTGTGGCAGACAAAACTGCCGCTGACAGCGGCGCAGGAAAATACCAAGTTGTCAAAGTGACGACAAAAGAGGCTTTCCCGCAAGTGCTGAATTATTTGGCTCACCAATCTGCTGGGATCGTATCAAAGCAGCAAGTTGAAAGCATTAATACGTATGACGTGGCGGCGTTTAATGTGAATAAAGATATTCCGTACGGCGACCAACGGACTGTGACGGAAGGTGCAACGTATGACAACCATCTATATGCGAGCGGTCCATATATTTTGGTGAAGAAAAACGACTACCAAGCGGACTTCGTGAAAAACCCGGCATACCGTGCGGGCAGCGAATTCGAACCGAAAATTTCTGAAGTGACGGTCCGTTTTATTGAAGACGCGGACAGTTCGTTGTCTGCATTGCGTAATGGCGAAATCCATCTATTCAACGGAGTGCCGGAAACGAAGTATGAGCTCGTCGAGAACGATGATAAGTTAGTATTGCAAAAGAACGACAGCAATGCAGTCACGTACTTGTTATTTAACGGAGCTGACCGGGAAGTTGCCAAAAGCGAAAACCTGCGGAAAGCCGTTCTCTATTCCATCAACCAAGACGAATTCTTGAACTTCTACCAAGGGAATAAGAAGAAAGCCTACTCCACAGTAAGCCCGTTAGTCGACACAGGCAACGAGCTCATGGCAGACCCGGCGAAAGTCAAAGAGTTCTTGGCGGAATATCGGGCGGAGTAAAAGCGGTGCCAATAAAAGCGGTGCCTGTGCAGCGCACAATTCAGTTTATTAGCTACAATTGTATAATCTAGAGATGAGAATCCGATCGAATTACCATTTGATCGGATTTTCTTTGCATTTACATGCAGATAGATGAATTGTCATAAATGTGTCGTGCACAGGCACCGGCGCAATTCTGACACAATTTACACCATCTATCTAAATAGAGGGTTTCCGCAATATTCAGCGAAGTAGTCTTCATAGTTGATTATTAGGAATGGGGGATTTAGGATGCAGCATATGTTGTTCGCAGATCCGATTAGATTGAATGCTAGTCGTTATGGAGAAAAGGAAGCGCTATCGTACATGGGCAAGAGGTTTAGTTATCGTGAATTCAATGAGCGTATTAACCGGTTAGCGCACGCGTTGCTTGAGACGGGTGTTGAGAAGGGGGATAAGGTAGCTTTTATGCTGCTGAATTGCAATGAACTCTTTGAAATCATGTTCGCTTGCGCAAAGATTGGGGCGGTTTTCGTTCCAATCAATTCCCGCTTTGTCGGACCGGAAATTGAGCATGTGTTGACAAACTCCGATGCCGTTGGACTGATATATGGGGCGGAATTCGATATAGAAATATCTTCTATTAAAGAGCGAGTGAAGGATGTTCAGTTATTCGTATCGGTTGGGGGCTCTGCTGAGATGGCGTCCTTTGAATATGAAAGCTGGATTGCACGTTATTCCGAAAATGAACCGATCATAGACTATGAATTGGGCGAGCTTGATACAGTTTGCATTATGTATACCGGAGGAACGACGGGTCATCCGAAAGGGGCGGTCCGATCGCACCGGAGCATGTATCTCGTCGCGTTACTGTTCAGTATTGAATTCGGGATTGTGAGAAACGGAAAAGGATTGGTTTCCGGTCCATTGTATGGCGCGGCGGCTCTGTCGACTTCCGTTCCGAATCTTCTCGTCGGGAATTCACTTCATATTTTGCCGAAGTTCCACCCTGTCGGAGTGTTGGAAGCAATCGATAAGGAGAAAACGACGACTTCATTCATGGCACCGCCGATGTTTGACGCGATTTTTGCTTTGCCTGAGGAGGTAAGAAACAAGTACGATGTCAGTTCGATGAAGGGACTGTTTTCAGTCGGTGCGCCATTACACTCTAGCACGAAAGAAAAAGTGATGGCATTCTTTAAGGATGCTGAATTGAATGAGTTTTACGGTGCAACGGAACATGGGGGATCGACGAATTTATTCCCGGAGTACCAGGAACTGAAGGAACGCTCCGTCGGTGTGCCAATGTTAGGAATGGAAGTGAAACTTGTCGATAACGATGGGAATGAAGTGCCGCCGGGTCAACCGGGCGAGTTTTTAGTGAAGGGCTTGACCCTTTGTGATGAATATTATAAGAACCCGGAAGCGACAGCCGAAGCGTTTCACGGCGAATGGCTTGGACTCGGTGATATGGGAGTTCAGGATGAGGACGGATTTTATTCTATCGTCGACCGCAAACAGGATATGATTTTGTCAGGCGCGCTGAACGTCTATCCAGCGGAAATTGAAGGCGTCCTCCATCGCCATCCGAAGATAGCCGATGTAGCGGTGATTGGTGTGCCGGATGAAAAATGGGGAGAAGCGGTGAAAGCGATTGTTGTCCTTCGTGAAGGAGAAGAAGCAGACTCAAAAGAGATCATCGAATTTTGCGATGGCAAGCTCGCCGACTATAAAAAGCCACGAACTGTCGATTTCGCCGACGAACTTCCACGGAGCCTGCAAGGAAAACTGTTGAAATATAAGCTCCGCGAGATGGTGGCTGTAGAGAAATAGGTTAATTGTTTGGGTGCCTGTGCAGCGCACAATTCAGTTTATTAGTTACAATTGTATAACTCGGAAAAGGGAAGCTAGCCAAATCAATGTTTGGCCGGCTTCCCTTTGTATATTCATGTTTATTAGTGAATTGTCATAAATGTGCCTTGCACAGGCACCGGCGCAATTCATTCACCACTCTTTATTCCATATCGGGGCGAACCATTTTACGCCTCGGCGGTTCATGGGGAGGAGCTTCATGTCTGCGATTAGATGGCTGCCGTAACCAGCAATCCCTGCTGATAGTAGACCGTCGATCGGCCACTCCTGTTGTAATTGATTCAAAATGAACGCATAAAACGCGAGCCCTAGAAGTGAGTGAGTGTAGGAGCGGTGCGGAAGGAATGATGCTATGACGATATAACTTCCGACCAACAGGATGCCGATCGATTGATGCATCACAATTCCGAGCCACATCACCATGACACCGGTGAGGGTCAACATTCTTCGTTGTGTAATGAGCCTCGATACGATGAACAGTAGCAAACCGATTCCTGCGTAAAGTAAAATGGATGGGGCGAAACCTGTAGTGAAATATTGGTAGACGATTGCTACTAAAATGCCCGCACCGACTAGCTGCATCAGCCATTGAGTGACCTGTTTGGAAAGGGTGATCCGGTTGGTTGCCAGCCCATTTGTGTCAAGGTCGGGGACAAGTGCTGATACGCCGCCAATCACTGAGGCGACTGCGATTGTGTATACATCGGGTTGCACCTGATACCCTGCGATTGCTCCGGCAGTAACGCCGATAAGTGCATGTGAACTTCCTTTCATCTGTAAACCTCTCTCATGGTGTAATCTATCTATTATCCTTCATCTTGAAGAGTGAACGCAATGGGTGGATGTTAGCACTTGGAATTTTTGAATTGGGTATAATGGTAGAAAATGATTGAAATTATTAGTTGCTTAACAAAAAATAGTATAGTGAAATCGGGATTTTATGTTACAAGTATTTACAAATAATACTAGTTGGAGAGATGAAAATGAAAAAGAGCTTAACTGGAATCACCGTAATTTCCCTTGCATTCCTTCTATTCATAACGCCAATCGACTCAGCTAACGCAACCCCAGCCAAGTTTAAGAACTGCACCGAGTTGAATAAAACATATCCGGGCGGCGTCGCTAAAGATGCTAAAGTCCGAAACGTAGGTGGAAAAACGAAGTTTAAACCTTTTGTTTCAGCAGAAATTTACAAGTCGCACACAAAGATGGACCGCGACAAAGACGGCATTGCATGTGAAAAGTGACTTTTAAACAGGTACCTGTGCAGCACACAATTCAGTTTATTAACGACAATTGCATAATTAAAACACGGGAAGCTCATCAACTCAATACTTGATGGGCTTCCTTTCGTATTTTTATACTTAGGTTTGAATTGTCATAAATGTGTTATGCACAGGCACCAACACGATTCAGTTTATTCACTACAATTGTATAAATAGATCTTGCGGACTTCGGCAAATAAGGGTTTGGATGGAGGTGAATTGTGTTTTTATGCTTTGCAGTGAATTGTCATAAATGTGCCATGCACAGGCACCGACATCAATGCAATAAAGGGTTTTCCGGTTGGGTGTCGTATTGGTACTAGTAATAGATTGTGCGCCGAAGGAAGAGAGGGGATAGGGCGATGAATCTTTATGATTTTGAAGAGGTAGTGAGCTCCACTATCGTCGATCGCGGTTCCGAATATTATAATGCTGGATTCGTTTTAAAGCTAACACGCCAGGGAGATGGACGATATAGTGCGCTTGTTGAGGGGGCAGATATGTATGAGGTTGCCGTCCAGCTAGATGAGGAAGGCAATATCCTTTCGTCTTATTGCGATTGCTCTTATGATTTGGGGCCGGTGTGTAAACATGAAGTGGCGGTTTATTATGAGTTGATTGACAGACTAAAAGCTAATGATTTTCCTGAGATGGCCGGGACAACTCTGCCGGATTTGAAGACGGTCCTTGAAAGCCTATCCAAAGTGGAACTGATTGATATACTCCTTCATTTAGCGGACGACGATCCGAATTTTCATAATGAGTTGCTCTTCAATCATGCAACTGTCGATGAGCAACAGGAGATTGCTCGCTTCAAGAGGATAATCGATTCGATCATTGAGAAATATACTGGCAGAGAAGGGTTTATTACATATAAATATGTTGGCGACTTCACGAACGAACTGTCCGCCGTACTGAATAAAGTTGAGTCGGTGAAAAATCCGTTGATTGCCTTTGAAATTGCGCAGGGGTTGTTGATTGAAGGGATAAAATCGTTTCAATACGCAGATGACTCAAGCGGTAATATTGGATATTTACTAGATCAAACAATTGAAACGATGGAAGCGATTGCAGCTGGAGCTTTAGGGTTGGACGAACAAAGCGAGATGTTGGAAAAACTCATTGACTTATCGAAATCGGAGGTTTTTGAAGGATGGAATGACTTTCGAATCGATTTGCTCGGCATCGGTCTGAACTATGCAGGAAATGAGCAATTGCGGGCGACTTTACTGAATGAGCTAGAAGCAATGGTGAACGGTTCGTCTGCAAATGATTATGGTCGGTATGAAAATGAACGAATTTACAACTTAATGTATGACATCTTTGAAACTCACGGCACGTCAGAGAAAGCGAGACAGTTTCTACAGAAGAACCTAAATTATCCTACATTCCGGAAACGGTTGATGCAATATGAATTGAAGGAAGGCAACTATGAAAACGTGTTGGCGTTGGCTTCTGAAGGGGAAAGTTTGGACAAGGATTATCGTGGTTTGGTTACGCGGTGGAAGAAATGGCGCTACAAAGCGTATAAACTAATGAAAGCATTTGATGAGCAAATGACAATAGGTCGTGAATTATTGATAGAAGGAGAATTTGAATTTTATTGGGAATTGAAGGATCTGGCCGAGGACGCGACAGCTTTTTATGAAGAAGTGAAGCAGGAATTGGCTGTTAAAAATCAGTGGATGTTTGTGAAGCTCATTGAAGCTGAAAATGATGTTGAGGCCATCCTTGATTATGTCCGTGAAAATCCTTCAATGGTGGAACGATACTTGGAATACTTGGTTGATTCCCATGCAGAAGAGGCAATCGGACTGTTCAAAACTCATGTAAAAGAGATCGCACAAAACTCATTTAACCGGAAGGGATATAAGGAAGTTTGCCAAGTGCTGAAGCGCTATGGCAAAGTTGCAGGACGAGAAGCCCAAATGAACCTTGCAGAGGAACTAAAACAGACATACAAAAACCGCCCCGCTTTTCAGGATGAATTGGGTAAGCTTTAAGGGTACTCAATTCGGTGCCTGTGCAGCACACTATTCAGATAATGCACTACAATTGTATAACTGAAAAACAGGAAACCTATCAATTCGACGTTTGATAGGTTTCCTGTTGTATTTATATGCGTTGAGTTAAATTGTCATAAATGTGCCATGCACAGGCACCAACACAAATTAAGGATTTGTCGACCATAGGCCAGCCGATTTTAAGAGGACGCGTGGGTGCAGTTTCAGCTGTGCGACCATCAATTCAGCAAGGTCTTCAGGCTGCAGTACTTTATCCGGATTGCCGTCAGTGAGATTCTCTTCGAATGCCAAGTCTGTTGCCACTGTGCTCGGCGTTAAGGCAGTGACGCGAATGTTGTGCTTTCTCACTTCCAACATGAGTGATTCCGTCAGACCCAGCACGCCGAATTTTGAGGCGCTGTATGCACTCGTAACAGGAGCACCTTTTTGTCCGGCAGTTGAAGAGACATTGATGATATCACCTGTTTGACGCTCAATCATTTCCGGCAGCACTGCGCGTGTAACGTAGTACATGCCCATTAGGTTAACGTCAATAATGTTTTTGAATTCTTCCGGAGTAAGCTCAAGGAACTTGCCGAATTTGCCGATACCGGCGTTGTTGATGAGGATGTCGATTGGGCCGAGTTCCGATTTGATATGCTCGACAGCGGCAATTACAGATTCATTGTCCGCCACGTCCGCAGCAGCGATAGAAACGTTGACGCCAAATTCGCGAAGCTCTTCGGCGACCTTATCAAGATTCGCTTCGGTTTTCCCGATAAGTCCTAAATGGATGCCTTCCTTCGCAAAGGCGATTGCCGTCGCCCGGCCAATACCGCGTCCAGCTCCCGTAATGATCGCATTCTTTCCAGTTATGTTTTGCATAGTAAAATCTCCCTTCTTTATACGTTGACACGTGTA
The sequence above is drawn from the Sporosarcina luteola genome and encodes:
- a CDS encoding ABC transporter permease; amino-acid sequence: MKLGVSALLKRTFLETHGRPMYRFLLYLTGLPLHLLVTLFYLLKRKNSTYAATMAGVEWELADEKRNYLVAYEGQLHRKAEFFEEKRSHEEIHREAEKLADARLKEEAARRADERLTQNGVRKETYAAYFLSLLDRPLFLIASILPGSVMYCWLFLMSNPFLKYIMERLVQSVFVIIGVGILVFTILYISPFDPASNILGESATKEQIAAFNRIHGLDLPYLQQLWNALKGIATFDLGSSFAGSEDVASSIKNKFPVTFTIAMFSVVMAIVIAIPVGILSATRPNSFLDTTFMFIALIGLSIPNFWQGLIFILNFSIKLNWLPATYSPGNVWSMIMPVVVLGTGLTASIARMMRSSLLEIIHEDYIITARAKGLTKSQMLWKHAVGNAMIPVITVIGLMFGGMLGGAAVTEKVFNIKGIGSYIVDKQFIPDIPAIMGGVVYIAITISLVNLLIDILYAFLDPRIRSKMKQS
- a CDS encoding ABC transporter permease, which gives rise to MEEKLKNRHALAVSREYPQANFTWIISLILSLIFLGNSFSFKTGDMNMVLFAFFIAYITTALFQFFIAWRMKHDLLGRGEIRKGTRRLGYVQLISLATGNVFAAAFAFNIINKRKTPEYTFAVYMFLTQLFVIAISAMNIFKPYVTDTFPVAMAVLLGIAVFHVAVLIIVAKSVKEVEAPQSLGVVAIIVLLTAMTGNIFALLLGWSLLLKSMSNDRSRIMKWNVMWEKITRNSMAAMGMFFIILMLTISVVSRFTFDYDLAVANDYGNILQQPSLAYPFGTDNFGRDVFSRIVFGARISLIVGFASTVIPAFIGGFLGGIAGYYSTRTDNVIMRLLDILYAIPGILLAIAIIAAFGANTMNLIIALSVGSIPTYARTMRANVLMVSNYDFVDSARALGTSDMSIIFKQVVPNSMAPMIVKSTLTIGGAVIATSSLSYLGLGVEPHIPEWGNILRVGSTYLESHSYLAVFPGLAIILLVLSFNFLGDGLRDALDPRLD
- a CDS encoding ABC transporter substrate-binding protein, which encodes MGKRLVIMMLALIVVLAGCVKTKSDVSGEKDSGETKGGGGSGKVTIELLGTSAGEEDMNIVRDQLIKNGFDVKLNIQPDYGSFKAQRDAGNYDIALSSWTTVTGNPDYAVRSLFKSDGDNSNINDSEVDGLIEKASTETPDEFKGTYKQLEQRIVGEKAYIAPLYISFKAQGINKDVLNPDTVRLAKSRAIAWETIDFNDAAKRDAAALITQQAIGSLTSLDPIKGNDGSINTLNTNMYVRLVNLTDDDQVVSDGSLSYNYAIGDGNTDYYFILRDDINFVKVADGKAVDTGERVGADDVVFSLNRAKDKDSVPDHRTYSLHESMKEVEIVTDLAELEEAKVSGGDGSILEALSEGLESEIAELVADKTAADSGAGKYQVVKVTTKEAFPQVLNYLAHQSAGIVSKQQVESINTYDVAAFNVNKDIPYGDQRTVTEGATYDNHLYASGPYILVKKNDYQADFVKNPAYRAGSEFEPKISEVTVRFIEDADSSLSALRNGEIHLFNGVPETKYELVENDDKLVLQKNDSNAVTYLLFNGADREVAKSENLRKAVLYSINQDEFLNFYQGNKKKAYSTVSPLVDTGNELMADPAKVKEFLAEYRAE
- a CDS encoding ABC transporter ATP-binding protein, translated to MSETVLRVTDLHVSFAGREEDFNAVRGVNFEVKRGETLGIVGESGSGKSVTARSIMRLLPSPPSYMKQGKIEFQGEDLSLKTEKEMESIRGKEIGMIFQDPMTSLNPTIRVGKQIAESLVKHRGLSKAEAKTEAIELLKLVGIKNSEKRYNQYPHEFSGGMRQRVMIAIALACRPSLLIADEPTTALDVTIQAQILDLMKNMQQRFDTSIILITHDFGVVAGMCDRVVVMKDGEIVETGTTIEIFENPQHPYTKKLLNALPRLDEKKKPKRTPHIKAGVDTTIPLVQVDSLRQHFDSGKGELTKAVDDISFHIRPGETLGLVGESGSGKSTTGRAILRLDEPTAGDILYQGIAVNRLSKIEMKTMRRHMQMIFQDPYSSLNPRFKVLDIIGQALDIHKLSKSKTERKKRVEELLEMVGLEPAHAMRYPHEFSGGQRQRIGIARALAVEPDFIVCDEPLSALDVSIQTQIVELLEDLQHRLGLTYLFIAHDLSMVKHISDRVAVMYAGKIVELAESEELYSNPLHPYTKSLLSAIPIPDPRIEATKKRHIPKEGSASDRYNLHNTQLVEVSKGHWVAM
- a CDS encoding class I adenylate-forming enzyme family protein, with amino-acid sequence MQHMLFADPIRLNASRYGEKEALSYMGKRFSYREFNERINRLAHALLETGVEKGDKVAFMLLNCNELFEIMFACAKIGAVFVPINSRFVGPEIEHVLTNSDAVGLIYGAEFDIEISSIKERVKDVQLFVSVGGSAEMASFEYESWIARYSENEPIIDYELGELDTVCIMYTGGTTGHPKGAVRSHRSMYLVALLFSIEFGIVRNGKGLVSGPLYGAAALSTSVPNLLVGNSLHILPKFHPVGVLEAIDKEKTTTSFMAPPMFDAIFALPEEVRNKYDVSSMKGLFSVGAPLHSSTKEKVMAFFKDAELNEFYGATEHGGSTNLFPEYQELKERSVGVPMLGMEVKLVDNDGNEVPPGQPGEFLVKGLTLCDEYYKNPEATAEAFHGEWLGLGDMGVQDEDGFYSIVDRKQDMILSGALNVYPAEIEGVLHRHPKIADVAVIGVPDEKWGEAVKAIVVLREGEEADSKEIIEFCDGKLADYKKPRTVDFADELPRSLQGKLLKYKLREMVAVEK